The Deltaproteobacteria bacterium genome window below encodes:
- a CDS encoding AgmX/PglI C-terminal domain-containing protein: MAARLWSIVLGVGVVACAAHGVTTEPHVRDDDVALRADADDRGELPDDDDDDDDDDDDDRVELDPTRPPDAHCQRLARRSGSVAIDPTQDAGGALFTTRGDVVMGLPLADTRFDSHVTGTIAETVVTQRFVNDFDAPIEAVYTFPLPHDGAVDRYAFRFAGREVRGEIERRDEAQARYEKAKRAGKTAALLEQERPNVFTQHLANLPPGAEIEVEIHVVQPLAPRSGRYELVLPTVVSPRYLPGQPVGHAGTGVLPDTDRVVDGSRITPPVVPQGLRSCGDLHIAVTFDPGLPIDDLRATTHRVREHRDAAGPVVVLDEDYALLNRDFVLSWRRSAAQPRAMLLTEQRDGEQFFSLTIDPPATVDPDDAPPREIIFVLDASGSMNGEPIARAKATTRQLLLGLRPGDAFQVMRFSDRASGLGADLVPATDDNVAAALAYVDGLEGEGGTNMTDGVEAALGFPHDPERVRFVVFLTDGYIGNEAEVFALLRDRIGDARLFSIGIGASINRYLLDGMARTGRGDVAYLAPDDDWKPVVDRLFAQLDRPALTDLSIDFGRTEVEALAPALLPDLLLDRPVVVFGKLRGPVRDGIVVRGRRGRQHVDVPVVTSAAAIAQQEVSGVSSSWARTRIAELLLEPSYLRHSGPAARRIESQVVALSLRHAVLTEFTAFVAVDHTPHVDGRDTHTTVVQGVDATQGMAEQAVWGHVGHGGVGTLGHGSGSGSGGGGGSGAGYGRGSGAGFGGRGTRVPSIRMAKATVSGSLDTRIIRRIVRAHLAEVRACYNATLVHDPTAAGRVVMSFMIDGDGKVTVAAVRESEIADEALGKCLAAKILRWRFPVSADAGAAMVNYPFVFAVPEPDPADRRRRAGGG, encoded by the coding sequence ATGGCAGCACGACTTTGGTCGATCGTGCTCGGCGTCGGCGTCGTGGCCTGTGCTGCCCACGGCGTGACGACCGAGCCCCATGTCCGTGACGACGACGTTGCGCTGCGGGCCGACGCCGACGATCGCGGGGAGCTCCCCGACGACGACGACGACGACGACGACGACGACGACGACGACCGCGTGGAGCTCGACCCGACGCGCCCGCCCGACGCCCACTGCCAGCGCCTCGCACGTCGCTCGGGCAGCGTCGCGATCGATCCTACGCAGGACGCCGGCGGGGCGCTGTTCACGACCCGCGGCGACGTCGTCATGGGCCTGCCGTTGGCCGACACGCGCTTCGACAGCCACGTCACCGGCACCATCGCCGAGACCGTCGTCACCCAGCGCTTCGTGAACGACTTCGACGCGCCGATCGAAGCCGTCTACACCTTCCCGCTCCCGCACGACGGCGCGGTCGATCGCTACGCGTTCCGCTTCGCCGGCCGTGAGGTCCGCGGCGAGATCGAGCGTCGTGACGAGGCCCAGGCGCGCTACGAGAAGGCCAAGCGGGCCGGCAAGACCGCGGCGCTGCTCGAGCAGGAGCGGCCCAACGTGTTCACGCAGCACCTCGCCAACCTGCCGCCCGGTGCCGAGATCGAGGTCGAGATCCACGTGGTGCAGCCGCTCGCGCCCCGCAGCGGGCGCTACGAGCTGGTGCTGCCGACGGTGGTGAGCCCACGCTACTTGCCGGGGCAGCCGGTCGGCCACGCGGGTACGGGCGTGCTGCCCGACACCGATCGGGTCGTCGACGGCTCTCGCATCACACCGCCCGTCGTGCCGCAGGGGCTGCGCAGCTGTGGCGACCTGCACATCGCGGTGACGTTCGACCCCGGCCTGCCGATCGACGATCTACGCGCCACCACGCACCGCGTTCGCGAGCACCGCGACGCCGCCGGGCCGGTGGTCGTGCTCGACGAGGACTACGCGCTGCTCAACCGCGACTTCGTGCTGTCGTGGCGGCGCAGCGCTGCGCAGCCACGCGCGATGCTACTGACCGAGCAGCGCGACGGCGAGCAGTTCTTCTCGCTGACCATCGATCCGCCGGCGACGGTCGATCCCGACGACGCACCGCCGCGCGAGATCATCTTCGTGCTCGATGCGTCGGGCTCGATGAACGGCGAGCCGATCGCCCGTGCGAAGGCGACGACGCGCCAGCTCCTGCTGGGCTTGCGTCCCGGCGATGCGTTCCAGGTGATGCGCTTCTCCGATCGTGCTTCCGGTCTCGGCGCCGACCTCGTGCCCGCCACCGACGACAACGTCGCGGCCGCACTGGCCTACGTCGACGGCCTCGAGGGCGAGGGCGGCACCAACATGACCGACGGCGTCGAGGCAGCGCTGGGCTTCCCCCACGACCCCGAGCGCGTGCGCTTCGTGGTGTTCTTGACCGACGGCTACATCGGCAACGAGGCCGAGGTGTTCGCACTGCTGCGCGATCGCATTGGCGACGCGCGGCTGTTCTCGATCGGCATCGGTGCGTCGATCAACCGCTACCTGCTGGACGGCATGGCCCGCACGGGTCGTGGCGACGTCGCCTACCTCGCACCGGACGATGACTGGAAGCCGGTGGTCGATCGGCTCTTCGCCCAGCTCGATCGCCCGGCGTTGACCGACCTGTCGATTGACTTCGGCCGCACCGAGGTCGAAGCGCTGGCGCCGGCACTGCTGCCCGACCTCCTGCTCGATCGCCCGGTGGTGGTGTTCGGCAAGCTCCGTGGACCGGTGCGCGACGGCATCGTCGTGCGCGGTCGTCGGGGCCGGCAGCACGTCGACGTGCCGGTCGTGACCTCGGCCGCCGCGATTGCGCAGCAGGAGGTCAGCGGCGTGTCGTCGAGCTGGGCGCGCACGCGGATCGCCGAGCTGCTGCTCGAGCCGTCCTACCTGCGCCACAGCGGGCCCGCAGCGCGACGCATCGAGTCGCAGGTCGTCGCGTTGTCGCTGCGCCACGCGGTGCTCACCGAGTTCACGGCGTTCGTCGCGGTCGACCACACCCCCCACGTCGACGGTCGCGACACCCACACCACGGTGGTGCAGGGCGTCGACGCCACCCAGGGCATGGCCGAGCAGGCGGTCTGGGGGCACGTCGGCCACGGCGGCGTGGGCACACTCGGCCACGGCTCCGGCAGCGGTAGCGGTGGCGGCGGTGGCTCGGGCGCGGGCTACGGCCGCGGCTCGGGCGCGGGCTTCGGCGGTCGCGGCACACGGGTGCCGTCGATCCGCATGGCCAAGGCAACCGTCTCGGGCTCGCTCGACACACGCATCATCCGTCGCATCGTGCGAGCCCACCTCGCCGAGGTGCGTGCCTGCTACAACGCGACCCTCGTGCATGATCCAACCGCCGCCGGGCGCGTGGTGATGAGCTTCATGATCGACGGCGACGGCAAGGTCACGGTTGCGGCGGTGCGAGAGAGCGAGATCGCCGACGAGGCGCTCGGCAAGTGCCTGGCCGCGAAGATCCTCCGGTGGCGGTTCCCGGTCAGCGCCGACGCCGGCGCCGCGATGGTCAACTACCCGTTCGTCTTCGCGGTGCCCGAGCCCGATCCCGCGGATCGGCGTCGTCGCGCGGGCGGGGGCTGA
- a CDS encoding glutathione S-transferase family protein, producing the protein MAITLHHHPFSRAAGTIWMLEEVGQPYTLRFVDIMKGEQKSADLVAKNPMGKLPILEDGEVIVTENAAIGLYLADRYAAGRLAPALDDPRRGTYLRWSLFAPSVVEPGSMAKAAGWDYKPGQAGWGTHEAMLDAMAAALTGRDFLLGAEFSMADAIFGGTLRYMLRFGMLEARPVFTAYAERLGQRPALQRADARNAAVMQEHGIQMPGA; encoded by the coding sequence ATGGCGATCACCCTCCATCACCACCCGTTCTCCCGTGCCGCGGGCACCATCTGGATGCTCGAGGAGGTCGGGCAGCCCTACACGTTGCGCTTCGTCGACATCATGAAGGGCGAGCAGAAGTCGGCCGATCTGGTCGCCAAGAATCCGATGGGCAAGCTGCCGATCCTCGAGGACGGCGAGGTCATCGTCACCGAGAACGCGGCGATCGGTCTCTACCTCGCCGATCGCTACGCGGCGGGTCGACTCGCGCCCGCGCTCGACGACCCCCGCCGCGGCACCTACCTGCGGTGGTCGCTGTTCGCCCCGTCGGTGGTCGAGCCGGGCTCGATGGCGAAGGCCGCCGGCTGGGACTACAAGCCCGGTCAGGCCGGCTGGGGCACCCACGAGGCCATGCTCGACGCGATGGCGGCCGCACTCACGGGGCGCGACTTCTTGCTCGGCGCCGAGTTCTCGATGGCCGACGCGATCTTCGGCGGCACGCTGCGCTACATGCTGCGCTTCGGGATGCTCGAGGCCCGTCCGGTGTTCACCGCGTATGCGGAGCGACTCGGACAACGCCCGGCGCTGCAGCGCGCCGACGCCCGCAACGCGGCGGTGATGCAGGAGCACGGCATCCAGATGCCGGGTGCGTGA
- a CDS encoding serine/threonine protein kinase produces MPARDSGAGTIVHGLAPPVPSPTKAPAAAPARAPAKPSPSRPSTRTPAPAGAKMCPTCGERFPLDYRVCPRDVVPLEHLVEADADPMLGALLSDVYRVTRLIGQGGMGRVYEARHARLAQRRFAIKVMHDELARRPELVTRFRREAETACVAAHPNVVQVFDVHETELGTPFIVAELLEGEDLGQRLERVGRLGLSASIAIVRQLCAALSTAHAQGVVHRDLKPDNVFLVGTDAPMVKLLDFGIARVNDTAPGNRTRTGVIMGTPAYMAPEQARGARVDARADIYSVGAILYRCLTGHEPFEAEDPAATLTMVLTRDPIRPRTLAPEIDDEVELVIERAMARDVGERFGTLAEFDAALARLQAQQGGAEGPSSSHGMLAPLGTTTGSGSHVAGSDAAAPSAREVQRARPMVVLLSFATVVLVVGALATAAARTIVASRGEALGGSEGTLLVLALIGVLATPVALWIRWLRRTVWGNSMRAVALARRMTAMLAGATIAWSAVAALASSFDLLLAEAPTATVGAGAAIASLVAAAIATAWIGRSTARVVPREG; encoded by the coding sequence GTGCCCGCGCGCGACAGCGGTGCGGGCACGATCGTGCACGGCCTCGCGCCGCCGGTGCCGTCGCCCACCAAAGCCCCGGCCGCCGCGCCGGCGCGCGCGCCCGCCAAGCCCTCGCCGTCGCGCCCGAGTACGCGCACGCCCGCGCCCGCCGGCGCCAAGATGTGCCCGACCTGCGGCGAGCGCTTCCCGCTCGACTACCGCGTGTGTCCGCGCGACGTGGTGCCACTCGAGCACCTGGTCGAGGCCGACGCCGACCCCATGCTCGGCGCGCTGCTGTCCGACGTCTACCGCGTCACGCGACTCATTGGTCAAGGCGGCATGGGCCGCGTCTACGAGGCGCGTCACGCCCGGCTCGCGCAGCGCCGCTTCGCCATCAAGGTGATGCACGACGAGCTCGCGCGGCGACCGGAGCTGGTCACGCGGTTCCGTCGCGAGGCCGAGACCGCGTGTGTCGCGGCGCACCCCAACGTCGTGCAGGTGTTCGACGTGCACGAGACCGAGCTGGGCACGCCGTTCATCGTCGCGGAGCTGCTCGAGGGCGAGGACCTCGGGCAACGGCTCGAACGCGTGGGGCGGCTGGGGCTGTCGGCCTCGATCGCGATCGTGCGGCAGCTGTGCGCCGCGCTCTCGACCGCGCACGCGCAGGGCGTGGTGCACCGCGACCTGAAGCCCGACAACGTGTTCCTGGTGGGCACCGACGCGCCGATGGTGAAGCTGCTCGACTTCGGCATCGCACGGGTCAACGACACCGCGCCGGGCAACCGCACGCGCACCGGCGTCATCATGGGCACGCCGGCGTACATGGCCCCCGAGCAGGCCCGCGGCGCGCGGGTCGACGCGCGCGCCGACATCTACTCGGTGGGTGCGATCCTGTATCGCTGCCTCACCGGCCACGAGCCCTTCGAGGCCGAGGACCCCGCGGCCACGCTGACGATGGTGCTGACCCGCGATCCGATCCGCCCGCGCACGTTGGCGCCCGAGATCGACGACGAGGTCGAGCTGGTGATCGAGCGCGCGATGGCCCGCGACGTCGGCGAGCGCTTCGGGACCCTCGCGGAGTTCGACGCCGCGCTCGCGCGGCTGCAGGCGCAGCAAGGCGGCGCCGAGGGCCCGAGCTCCAGCCACGGCATGCTCGCGCCGCTCGGCACCACCACCGGCTCGGGCAGCCACGTGGCCGGCAGCGATGCCGCCGCGCCGTCGGCCCGCGAGGTCCAGCGTGCGCGCCCGATGGTGGTGCTGCTGTCCTTCGCCACCGTCGTGTTGGTCGTCGGTGCGCTCGCGACCGCGGCCGCCCGCACCATCGTCGCCTCGCGCGGCGAGGCGCTGGGTGGCAGCGAGGGCACGCTGCTCGTGCTCGCGCTCATCGGCGTGCTCGCGACCCCGGTCGCGCTGTGGATCCGCTGGCTGCGCCGCACCGTGTGGGGCAACAGCATGCGCGCCGTCGCGCTCGCACGCCGCATGACCGCCATGCTCGCCGGCGCCACGATCGCGTGGTCGGCCGTCGCCGCGCTCGCGAGCAGCTTCGATCTGCTGCTCGCCGAGGCCCCGACCGCGACGGTGGGGGCGGGTGCTGCGATCGCATCGCTGGTGGCGGCCGCGATCGCGACGGCGTGGATCGGCCGCAGCACGGCGCGGGTGGTTCCGCGCGAAGGGTAG
- a CDS encoding OsmC family protein codes for MSHHTAAVRWTRTTTDFEYDTYDRNHEVRYGSGATVAASAAPTFKGDATRMNPEESFVGALSSCHMLTFLAIAARKRLVVESYEDDATGELDKNADGKLAMTKVVLRPRVRFASEVDAATLAKMHATAHANCFIALSVTTDVVIEPG; via the coding sequence ATGTCGCACCACACCGCCGCCGTTCGCTGGACCCGCACCACCACCGACTTCGAGTACGACACCTACGATCGCAACCACGAGGTCCGCTACGGCAGCGGCGCGACCGTGGCGGCCTCGGCCGCGCCGACGTTCAAGGGCGACGCGACGCGGATGAACCCCGAGGAGTCGTTCGTCGGCGCGCTGTCGAGCTGCCACATGCTCACCTTCCTCGCGATCGCGGCGCGCAAGCGGCTGGTGGTCGAGTCCTACGAGGACGACGCCACGGGCGAGCTCGACAAGAACGCCGACGGCAAGCTCGCGATGACCAAGGTGGTGCTGCGTCCGAGGGTGCGCTTCGCGAGCGAGGTCGATGCCGCGACCCTGGCCAAGATGCACGCGACCGCGCATGCGAACTGCTTCATCGCGCTGTCGGTCACGACCGACGTGGTCATCGAGCCTGGGTGA
- a CDS encoding MBL fold metallo-hydrolase, whose amino-acid sequence MRSAAFAIATLALACGTGPSGQATADASTSSGTSTAATGTTAVGVDATTTTSSLPGSSEGGEVSSTGDDTTGGASTATLEVHWIDTEGGAATLFVTPGGSLVLVDAGFPGARDADRIAAVVQDQLGRDHIDLCIVTHYHVDHVGGVPDLVTRVPVTAFWDHGDSVEAGSFDGQQLWQDYLAVADGKRTIVAPGEVHDVDGLEITIVSAATEVLAAALPGAGASNPHCDGAQQMPPAADENGNSIGFVARFGDFELLDLGDLTWSFEDQLACRLQNIGTVDLYQTTHHGLSISGAPQLVHALDPVVVVMNNGPHKGGDAVTFERIAAIPSMPELWAQHRALGNDDAHNAVQERTANLEDGDGDQGFAITAIVDASGSITVTNERNGHARTYASH is encoded by the coding sequence GTGAGGTCTGCCGCGTTCGCCATCGCCACGCTCGCCCTCGCCTGCGGCACCGGCCCGTCGGGCCAGGCGACCGCCGACGCGAGCACCAGCTCGGGCACGTCCACGGCTGCCACCGGCACGACCGCCGTGGGCGTCGACGCCACGACCACGACCTCGTCGCTGCCCGGTAGCTCCGAGGGCGGCGAGGTGTCGAGCACGGGCGACGACACCACCGGCGGCGCCTCGACGGCGACCCTCGAGGTGCACTGGATCGACACCGAGGGCGGCGCCGCGACGCTGTTCGTGACCCCCGGCGGCTCACTCGTGCTGGTCGACGCCGGCTTCCCGGGGGCTCGCGACGCCGACCGCATCGCGGCCGTGGTGCAGGATCAGCTCGGGCGCGACCACATCGACCTCTGCATCGTCACGCACTACCACGTCGACCACGTTGGCGGCGTACCAGACCTGGTCACGCGGGTGCCGGTCACCGCGTTCTGGGATCACGGCGACAGCGTCGAGGCGGGCAGCTTCGATGGTCAGCAGCTGTGGCAGGACTACCTCGCGGTCGCCGACGGCAAGCGCACCATCGTCGCCCCCGGCGAGGTGCACGACGTCGACGGGCTCGAGATCACGATCGTGTCGGCGGCGACCGAGGTGCTCGCGGCCGCGTTGCCGGGCGCGGGCGCCAGCAACCCGCACTGCGATGGCGCCCAGCAGATGCCGCCGGCCGCCGATGAGAACGGCAACAGCATCGGCTTCGTCGCTCGCTTCGGCGACTTCGAGCTGCTCGACCTCGGCGACCTGACGTGGAGCTTCGAGGACCAGCTCGCGTGCCGGCTGCAGAACATCGGCACCGTCGATCTCTACCAGACCACCCACCACGGCCTCTCGATCTCCGGTGCGCCGCAGCTCGTGCACGCCTTGGATCCCGTGGTGGTGGTGATGAACAACGGCCCCCACAAGGGCGGCGACGCCGTCACCTTCGAGCGGATCGCCGCGATCCCGTCGATGCCCGAGCTGTGGGCCCAACACCGCGCGCTCGGCAACGACGATGCCCACAACGCGGTGCAGGAGCGCACCGCGAACCTCGAGGACGGCGACGGCGACCAGGGCTTCGCAATCACGGCGATCGTCGATGCCAGCGGCAGCATCACGGTGACCAACGAGCGCAACGGCCACGCGCGGACCTACGCGTCACACTGA
- a CDS encoding CRTAC1 family protein, whose protein sequence is MTILRPALVAAACLTACGGASTPVGDKPASQRTYDTDDAEAPARAPEVPPAASLSDAVGSLSPRRAQIADTAAAIVAKIRELETSRDVTCWTSFRQLDNFIASKSYSNFATLTKIAAAKALAHGVWVAASQRAGGAAVTLADVQAVSKVDAALPAAKKDGLAQLPADLEAQHFKDYRTTSEHWRVLLSIAQDELLLADPRVKPLAPDAADELAVVATKLSLALLTESGEIATEARTPYIEADHVKRAFTNLVAKFEIPAVPPVTIEAAQLEAAKPALLVLTRQLIDAKIEALQRFNKASGGLAGELNKISKIPVSEPGAARLREKLGHFADFMARGYEPMRADNYLADGNFADKPQDGLAYIDPTYVENATMQLFPYVMMPNGDVKLRFERRPGTIITADVEPADVVLLDHQMNAVRDTAIHWLVLQDLWAQQPFAMDPFAGEYLSELTSIVGTFWMRRAQTMARAGELPELGPELFEKVQDNRWAMVLPVEEEQRDAWTPARQRAKEVALAPYGAALFADVSAAWGLPGAVAVTVEGAAHAGGAVPDVGAHSGKQVPAQGKDVGAHSGQQVPAQGKDVGAHSGTQVPAQGKDVGAHSGQQVPAQGKDVGAHSGADGAAHAGESGFDIQKVMGSGIAVGDVDGDGDSDLFLAGIGFGRLLLNDIGAGNRRFIDATAAWGITADMVDSHHAMFFDHDGDGDLDLLVVRGRNPSLLYDNQGGKLVDVAATRGLATGPGAHVASAFDYDRDGDLDLYVGYYGSAACNRGACEGRNLPSVDGRNGSPNQLFRLDGERYTEVAAEAGVADEGWTLASGTFDYDGDGDVDLYLANDFGANPLFRNDGNGRFTDVALELGAADRGSGMNVSFSDLDRNGSFDVFVANIDMFSKTIKVVFPQDQSVVNLTDGILRSFQYLSGNKLYLNLVGDDGVRRFEAQEGKWFEPGDRGWGWASVFFDYENDGDEDIYLANGWIPGSPAADQRNQMFVFDDHTFYLTPTAAPEAFEGNSRCAVSLDVDRDGDLDLVVNNFAQPPRLLENIQRGKHAALRLELRGADRNTRAVGAVVEVRSGKTVQRRQITAGLGYLGQDDEVVHVGLGRARTADVTVHWPDGTQSSHPRLATGAVHTISQAR, encoded by the coding sequence ATGACGATCCTGCGTCCGGCCCTGGTCGCTGCGGCTTGCCTGACCGCCTGCGGCGGTGCGTCCACCCCGGTCGGCGACAAGCCGGCCTCGCAGCGCACCTACGACACCGACGACGCCGAGGCGCCCGCGCGCGCGCCCGAGGTGCCGCCGGCGGCCTCGCTGAGCGACGCGGTGGGCTCGCTGTCGCCCCGTCGCGCGCAGATTGCCGACACCGCCGCGGCCATCGTCGCGAAGATCCGCGAGCTCGAGACCTCGCGGGACGTGACCTGCTGGACCAGCTTCCGCCAGCTCGACAACTTCATCGCCTCGAAGAGCTACAGCAACTTCGCGACGCTGACGAAGATCGCCGCCGCCAAGGCCCTGGCCCACGGCGTGTGGGTGGCGGCCTCGCAACGCGCCGGCGGGGCCGCGGTCACGCTCGCCGACGTGCAGGCGGTCTCGAAGGTCGACGCCGCGCTGCCGGCCGCCAAGAAGGACGGCCTCGCCCAGCTGCCGGCCGACCTCGAGGCGCAGCACTTCAAGGACTACCGCACGACCTCGGAGCACTGGCGCGTGCTGCTGTCGATCGCCCAGGACGAGCTGTTGCTCGCCGACCCGCGCGTCAAGCCGCTGGCGCCCGATGCCGCCGACGAGCTCGCGGTGGTCGCGACCAAGCTGTCGCTGGCGCTGCTCACCGAGTCCGGCGAGATCGCGACCGAGGCCCGAACGCCCTACATCGAGGCCGACCACGTCAAGCGTGCCTTCACGAACCTCGTCGCGAAGTTCGAGATCCCCGCGGTGCCGCCGGTGACCATCGAGGCCGCGCAGCTCGAGGCCGCCAAGCCGGCGCTGCTGGTGCTCACGCGGCAGCTGATCGACGCCAAGATCGAGGCGCTGCAGCGCTTCAACAAGGCCAGCGGCGGGCTTGCGGGCGAGCTCAACAAGATCAGCAAGATCCCGGTGAGCGAGCCGGGCGCGGCGCGGCTGCGCGAGAAGCTGGGCCACTTCGCGGACTTCATGGCCCGCGGCTACGAGCCCATGCGCGCCGACAACTACCTCGCCGACGGCAACTTCGCAGACAAGCCCCAGGACGGGCTGGCGTACATCGATCCGACCTACGTCGAGAACGCGACCATGCAGCTGTTCCCGTACGTGATGATGCCCAACGGCGACGTGAAGCTGCGCTTCGAGCGTCGCCCCGGCACCATCATCACGGCCGATGTCGAGCCCGCCGACGTGGTGCTGCTCGATCATCAAATGAACGCGGTGCGCGACACCGCGATCCACTGGTTGGTGCTGCAGGACCTGTGGGCGCAGCAGCCGTTCGCGATGGACCCGTTCGCCGGCGAGTACCTCTCGGAGCTGACCTCGATCGTCGGCACGTTCTGGATGCGCCGCGCGCAGACCATGGCGCGGGCAGGGGAGCTGCCCGAGCTCGGGCCCGAGCTGTTCGAGAAGGTGCAGGACAACCGCTGGGCGATGGTGCTGCCGGTCGAAGAGGAGCAGCGCGATGCGTGGACGCCGGCGCGGCAGCGGGCCAAGGAGGTCGCGCTGGCACCCTACGGTGCCGCGCTGTTCGCCGACGTGAGCGCGGCGTGGGGCCTGCCCGGGGCGGTCGCGGTGACCGTGGAGGGCGCGGCCCATGCCGGTGGCGCGGTGCCGGATGTCGGTGCGCACTCTGGCAAGCAGGTGCCTGCGCAGGGCAAGGACGTGGGTGCGCATTCTGGGCAGCAGGTGCCGGCGCAGGGCAAGGACGTGGGCGCGCACTCGGGCACGCAGGTGCCGGCGCAGGGCAAGGACGTGGGTGCACATTCTGGGCAGCAGGTGCCTGCGCAGGGCAAGGACGTGGGTGCGCACTCGGGCGCCGACGGGGCCGCCCACGCCGGCGAGAGCGGCTTCGACATCCAGAAGGTGATGGGCTCGGGCATCGCGGTCGGCGACGTCGACGGCGACGGCGACTCCGATCTGTTCCTGGCCGGCATCGGCTTCGGTCGCCTGCTGCTCAACGACATCGGCGCCGGCAACCGACGCTTCATCGATGCGACTGCGGCGTGGGGCATCACCGCCGACATGGTCGACAGCCACCACGCGATGTTCTTCGATCACGACGGCGACGGCGATCTCGATCTGCTGGTGGTGCGCGGCCGCAACCCCTCGCTGCTGTACGACAACCAAGGCGGCAAGTTAGTCGATGTCGCGGCCACCCGCGGGCTCGCGACCGGCCCCGGCGCGCACGTGGCCTCGGCGTTCGACTACGACCGCGACGGCGATCTCGATCTCTACGTGGGCTACTACGGCAGCGCGGCGTGCAATCGCGGCGCCTGCGAGGGCCGCAACCTGCCGTCGGTCGACGGCCGCAACGGCAGCCCCAACCAGCTGTTCCGCCTCGACGGCGAGCGCTACACCGAGGTCGCCGCCGAGGCCGGGGTGGCCGACGAGGGCTGGACGCTGGCCTCGGGCACCTTCGACTACGACGGTGACGGCGACGTCGACCTCTACCTCGCCAACGACTTCGGTGCCAACCCGCTGTTCCGCAACGACGGCAACGGTCGCTTCACCGACGTCGCGCTCGAGCTCGGCGCTGCCGATCGCGGCAGCGGCATGAACGTCAGCTTCAGCGATCTCGATCGCAACGGTAGCTTCGACGTGTTCGTGGCCAACATCGACATGTTCAGCAAGACCATCAAGGTCGTGTTCCCGCAGGACCAGTCGGTGGTGAACCTGACCGACGGCATCCTGCGCTCGTTCCAGTATCTCTCCGGCAACAAGCTCTACCTCAACCTCGTCGGCGACGACGGCGTGCGGCGCTTCGAGGCCCAGGAGGGCAAGTGGTTCGAGCCCGGCGATCGCGGCTGGGGCTGGGCGAGCGTGTTCTTCGACTACGAGAACGACGGCGACGAGGACATCTACCTCGCCAACGGCTGGATCCCCGGCTCACCGGCCGCCGATCAGCGCAATCAGATGTTCGTGTTCGACGATCACACCTTCTACCTCACGCCCACCGCGGCTCCCGAGGCATTCGAGGGCAACAGCCGCTGCGCCGTCTCGCTCGACGTCGATCGCGACGGCGACCTCGATCTGGTGGTCAACAACTTCGCCCAGCCGCCGCGACTGCTGGAGAACATCCAGCGCGGCAAGCATGCTGCGCTGCGGCTCGAGCTCCGTGGTGCCGATCGCAACACGCGGGCGGTGGGCGCGGTCGTCGAGGTGCGCAGCGGCAAGACCGTGCAGCGGCGGCAGATCACCGCGGGCCTGGGCTACCTGGGCCAGGACGACGAGGTCGTGCACGTGGGCCTCGGTCGCGCGCGCACGGCCGATGTCACCGTGCACTGGCCCGACGGCACGCAGAGCTCGCATCCGCGCCTCGCCACCGGGGCTGTGCACACGATCAGCCAGGCGAGATGA